From a region of the Cucumis sativus cultivar 9930 chromosome 6, Cucumber_9930_V3, whole genome shotgun sequence genome:
- the LOC101212559 gene encoding transcription factor SRM1, which translates to MEPHSPSFGLFPVASLSSPTPWTRHQDNLFEHALVLVPDNSPDRWIKIAALVPGKSAADVRYHYDVLVSDVLDIDSGRVELPNYADDLTVAKSSERERSPPSPRPVSEKTSTTERKKGKPWTKKEHQLFLLGLKKFGKGDWRSISRNAVITRTPTQVASHAQKYFLRQESAKKDRKRSSIHDITTVEGSLVTTSTTAIGQSQPSILSVTQPLSSSFPLHMRHQFASSGYFPYRRSLLDY; encoded by the exons ATGGAACCCCATTCTCCTTCCTTCGGCCTTTTCCCTGTCGCTTCACTTTCTTCTCCCACTCCCTGGACTCGCCACCAGGATAACCTTTTTGAGCACGCTCTCGTTCTGGTCCCCGATAATTCTCCTGACCGTTGGATCAAAATCGCCGCTCTTGTTCCTGGTAAATCAGCGGCCGACGTTAGATATCATTATGATGTCTTGGTTTCGGACGTACTGGATATTGACTCTGGACGAGTTGAGTTGCCCAATTATGCTGATGACTTGACGGTGGCCAAATCGTCGGAGAGGGAGAGGTCGCCGCCGTCGCCACGTCCAGTATCGGAGAAAACCTCGACGACTGAGAGGAAAAAGGGGAAACCCTGGACGAAAAAGGAACATCA GCTGTTTTTATTAGGGCTGAAGAAATTTGGAAAGGGAGATTGGAGAAGCATTTCTAGAAATGCGGTGATTACAAGAACTCCAACTCAAGTAGCAAGTCATgctcaaaaatattttcttcgtCAAGAATCTGCCAAAAAGGATCGAAAAAGATCAAGTATTCACGATATCACCACCGTAGAAGGCAGTTTAGTAACGACGTCAACAACTGCTATCGGTCAAAGTCAACCAAGTATTTTGTCAGTGACTCAACCGCTATCGTCGTCGTTTCCACTACATATGCGACACCAATTTGCATCTTCAGGCTATTTTCCTTACCGAAGAAGTTTGTTGGATTACTAA